CAAGTTACCTAGCTCTTAACCGAGTAACCTTCTTCCCAAATAAAAGTGCTTTACAACCCGCAGGCCTTCTTCACACACGCGGCATTGCTGGATCAGGGTTGCCCCCATTGTCCAATATTCCCCACTGCTGCCTCCCGTAGGAGTCTGGGCCGTGTCTCAGTCCCAGTGTGGCTGATCATCCTCTCAGACCAGCTACCGATCGTCGCCTTGGTAGGCCATTACCCTACCAACTAGCTAATCGGACGCGGGCTCATCCTAAAGCGTCAGCCGAAGCTAACTTTACTCCGTAGAGCTTATGCGGTATTAGCCCGAGTTTCCTCGGGTTGTCCCCCACTTCAGGGCAGATTCCCACGCGTTACTCACCCGTCCGCCACTCGCCACCAAGAAAGCAAGCTTTCTCGTGCTGCCGTTCGACTTGCATGTGTTAAGCATGCCGCCAGCGTTCAATCTGAGCCAGGATCAAACTCTTCAGTTTAAAAAGGTGCTTCGTTTCCACGCCGACGTATAACGGTCGGTGCGGTCACTTAGCGATTCTTTCGAAGAGCCTGAATCCAGTTTTTCTCAAAACGAATTTAGGCTTCTTTACATCTAATTGACACTTGCCTTAATGCAAGCGCCCACACAAATGACCTAGCTTAATTTTTAAAGAGCTTTGTTGCGCCCGGGGCATTTCGCTCACCGGGCCGGCCATTATCGGCCGGAGGTAATTTTGAGTCAAGAAAAAACGACGTCAATCGCCGTTTACTTGTTCCAAAATAAAGCGCCGCGAAGTGTCTCCGCAGCGCTGAGGAGGCGTATTATAGGGGTGGCCGGAAGCCTGTCAACACCTTTCGGAAAGTTTTTTGTGATCCCTGAGTGAACGCCCCTAGATTGTCGTTCCGGCACCCACCGACCACCAGCGACTGATCGCCGAAATGGCCTGCGGGAAGCCTTTAGCGCGCTAGCTTTTCCGACTGACCCGCGCTGCTATCTCAAGGCTTCACGGCCTGCGCTCGCGCTCGGAGCTCGTCGAGCCGGAGCTCGGCGCACGCGCCGGGCGAAACCCGCGCGGCCACGCTTTCTGCGCCAGTCCGCTGTCCGACTTCCTGGCCCATGGCAGCGCGATAGGCTTCGCGGAACGGCACGCCGTCGCGGGCAGCCTCGACCGCAACGTCCGTGGCGAACATCGCTGGCTCCAGCGCCCGCTCCATGGCCTCTTTGTCGAACGTCATCTCGCTGACGAGCGCCGGCACCAGGGCCAGCGCCGGAAGCGTTGACTCGAAAGCTCGCAGCAGCGGCGGTTTGGTGGCCTGCAGATCTCGATGGTAGCCCGAAGGCAGCGCAATCACGGTCTGCAGCTCCGTGAGCGCACCGGCCACGACGCCGTGCTGTGCCCGCAGCAGCTCCACCGTATCGGGGTTGTATTTATTCGGCATAATCGACGAGCCGGTGACGTAGCGCTGCGGCAGGCCTACAAAGGCAAATTCGCCGCTGGTATACAAACTGAGGTCCCACGCCAGACGGCGCAGCTCGAGCGTCGCCTGGGCTAGCGCGGTCAGCGCCTGGAGCTCAAATCGACCACGGGAATTCTGTGCGTACTGCGGATTGATCTGGAGCCGATCAAAATCCAGGTCCTGAGCCGTTTGCTCACGCGCCAGGGGTAGATTGACGCCATAGCCGGCGGCCGTGCCCAGCGGCGATGAATTGATCCAGTCGCGCGTGCTGAGAGCCAGCGCGGCGATATCCACAAAGGCCTCCGCCAGGCCGCCCAGCCAGAGTCCCACCGTCGAGGGTACGGCCCTCTGTAAGTGGGTATAGCCCGGGATCACGGTCATCGCGTCCGCCTCGGCGCGGTCCAGCAGCCGCAGCGCGGTTTCTCGACACACCTCACCCAGCCGCTCCAGGCGGTTGCGCATATAAAGGCGCAGTGCGGTTTGCACCTGGTCGTTGCGGCTCCGCCCGGTGTGGACCTTGCCGCCCAGCGGGCCCAGCCGCTCGGTCAGGTAATGCTCGATGGCCGAATGGCCGTCCTCGAACGGCGGCCCCAGGACAAACGCTCCGCTCTGTACCTCTGCCTCGAGCGCCGCCAGCCCTTCCTCAAGCTGCACGCACTCATCGCCGGTCAGGAGTTCGATGGTCTTTAGCCCGCGGACGTGGGCCGCCGTTGCCCGAATATCAAATGGCAGGAGGTGCCGGTCCAGCAGCACGTCCTCTCCGGCCAGAAATCGCTGAACCTCCTCGTCAGCGCCGCTCAAGCCCTGCTTTTGCCAAAGCGCGTCACTCATGTTGCTGCTTCCCGTTATTGATTAAGCGTCCAGCCCCGCCAGGTGATCCAGGCCGTGCATCAGGTTCAGGTTTTCCAGCGCCTGGCTCGCGGCCCCCTTTAACAGGTTGTCGATGCACGCGACCCAGCGAATTTGCCGCGGATTGCGCGCATCGACGCTGAACCCGCCGATACGAACCGTGGGTCGATTTCGTACCTGCGCAATTTCTGGGATCCCGCGGTCAACCGTGACAAGAGGGAAGGCCTGATAGTACTCGCGGAAAAGATCGAGCAGCGCGTCCGTCGCAAGCGGCTCCTTCAGTTCCGCTAGCAGCGTGACGCTGATGCCGCGAAAAAATGCCGCCACGTGCGGCGTAAACGCGACCGGATGCCCCAGCTGATGGCTGACCTCAGCTTCGTGGAGATGGCCGCTGAGCTTATAGGGCAGCAGGTTGTCAGCCAGCCGATCGGGGTTGTTGCGCTCGGATGGCGTCCGCCCAGCGCCGCTGTAGCCCGACACGCCAAAGGCTGCCGGGACCCCGGCCAGCTGATCGAGCAGCGGCAGCAGGCTAAGCTGCGTGGCGGTGGCGTAGCAGCCCGGATTGGCGACACGCTTGCTGGTCGTCAGGGTCTCGCGGTTTACCTCGGGTAGACCGTAGGTCCAAGCTGGATCGAACCGATAGTCGGCGCTGATGTCCACCACGCCGGCGGGGTTTTCCGCCGCGTCGAGGGCCTCAACAAACTCAGCCGCCTCGCCGTTGCTGCGGGCAAGCACGAGGACATCAACGTCGCGCGCGGCCACTGTCGCTGCATCCATCGACTCAAATGCGGCTGCGTCAGCGCCGGGCAGGTCTGATAAATCAGGAAATACCTGGCTGAGGCGCTGGCCGGCCAGCGATCGGGAAACCATAAACGCCAAGCGGCACACTGGATGCGGCAGCAGCAGCTTCAGCAGCTCCTCGCCGACGTAGCCACGACCGCCGACCAGCCCAACCCGGATTACTCCAGCCACGATTCGTCCCGGGCCAGAGCGTCATCGACATACTGCTG
This sequence is a window from Pseudomonadota bacterium. Protein-coding genes within it:
- the argH gene encoding argininosuccinate lyase; translation: MSDALWQKQGLSGADEEVQRFLAGEDVLLDRHLLPFDIRATAAHVRGLKTIELLTGDECVQLEEGLAALEAEVQSGAFVLGPPFEDGHSAIEHYLTERLGPLGGKVHTGRSRNDQVQTALRLYMRNRLERLGEVCRETALRLLDRAEADAMTVIPGYTHLQRAVPSTVGLWLGGLAEAFVDIAALALSTRDWINSSPLGTAAGYGVNLPLAREQTAQDLDFDRLQINPQYAQNSRGRFELQALTALAQATLELRRLAWDLSLYTSGEFAFVGLPQRYVTGSSIMPNKYNPDTVELLRAQHGVVAGALTELQTVIALPSGYHRDLQATKPPLLRAFESTLPALALVPALVSEMTFDKEAMERALEPAMFATDVAVEAARDGVPFREAYRAAMGQEVGQRTGAESVAARVSPGACAELRLDELRARAQAVKP
- the argC gene encoding N-acetyl-gamma-glutamyl-phosphate reductase — its product is MAGVIRVGLVGGRGYVGEELLKLLLPHPVCRLAFMVSRSLAGQRLSQVFPDLSDLPGADAAAFESMDAATVAARDVDVLVLARSNGEAAEFVEALDAAENPAGVVDISADYRFDPAWTYGLPEVNRETLTTSKRVANPGCYATATQLSLLPLLDQLAGVPAAFGVSGYSGAGRTPSERNNPDRLADNLLPYKLSGHLHEAEVSHQLGHPVAFTPHVAAFFRGISVTLLAELKEPLATDALLDLFREYYQAFPLVTVDRGIPEIAQVRNRPTVRIGGFSVDARNPRQIRWVACIDNLLKGAASQALENLNLMHGLDHLAGLDA